Proteins from a genomic interval of Thamnophis elegans isolate rThaEle1 chromosome 2, rThaEle1.pri, whole genome shotgun sequence:
- the LOC116504543 gene encoding zinc finger protein OZF-like: MSRMNQKEDLQKLLASTVLFDPDRVKKEEEPITLDQAKDNEGKRYMSEVKDEVCEWEPEKQKGAAEENVRSNLVHREPVKGDQELWRHQEKTLERKITVNCISSWGNEIPCQEGLCEGEQEKSPLCGVVQDEQAVYQCLYCKKSFNAHFKLIRHHRIHTGEKPYKCLDCGKSFDQKGNLIAHARIHTGEKPFVCPDCGKNFSHKGSLVLHVRTHTGEKPYKCPDCGKRFSRSGSLKEHEKTHTGERPYTCLDCGRSFRKNSELATHYRFHTGEKPYKCSGCEKSFSTSSNLIAHQRTHTGEKPYKCCDCGKRFSQAGNLKEHERTHTGEKPYKCPDCGKSFRQISYFMKHHQTHLPEGKMPLEEKPYKCSDCGKGFGDKASLGRHERIHTGEKPFKCSDCGKSFCLKSNLVVHVRIHTGEKPYKCSECGRSFNQTSSLHNHERTHKGEEPYKCSECGKSFNRPSQLKTHERIHTGEKPFKCSECGKGFVYSHHLVRHQRNHTEEKPYICSQCGKGFSHKSTLIRHQGIHKEGKK; this comes from the exons ATGTCCAGGATGAATCAAAAGGAAGATCTGCAGAAGTTGCTTGCCAGCACCGTTCTTTTTGACCCAGATAGagttaaaaaggaagaagaaccCATCACTTTGGACCAGGCAAAAGATAACGAAG GCAAACGTTACATGTCTGAGGTAAAAGATGAGGTCTGTGAATGGGAACCTGAGAAACAGAAAGGAGCAGCCGAAGAGAATGTGCGCAGCAATCTTGTGCACCGAGAACCTGTGAAAGGTGACCAAGAACTGTGGAGGCATCAGGAGAAAACTCTGGAAAGAAAGATTACAGTTAACTGCATTTCTTCCTGGGGCAATGAAATCCCCTGTCAGGAGGGACTCTGTGAAGGCGAGCAGGAGAAGAGTCCGCTCTGCGGCGTAGTTCAAGACGAGCAGGCCGTATACCAGTGCTTGTACTGTAAGAAGTCCTTCAATGCCCACTTTAAATTGATTAGACACCACAGgatccacactggggagaaaccatacaAGTGTTTGGATTGCGGCAAGAGCTTTGACCAAAAAGGCAACCTGATTGCCCACgcgagaatccacacaggggaaaaaccgTTTGTGTGCCCCGATTGCGGGAAAAACTTCAGCCACAAAGGAAGCCTTGTTTTGCACGTGAggacccacacaggagagaaaccatacaaATGCCCGGACTGTGGGAAAAGGTTCAGCCGATCTGGGTCCCTGAAAGAACACGAGAAAACCCACACGGGTGAGAGACCGTACACTTGCTTGGATTGCGGGAGGAGTTTCCGAAAGAACTCTGAGCTGGCCACCCATTATCGGTTTCACACGGGCGAGAAGCCGTATAAATGCTCGGGCTGCGAGAAATCCTTCAGCACCAGCTCTAACCTCATTGCCCATCAAAGGACTCACACGGGAGAAAAACCGTACAAATGTTGTGACTGTGGGAAAAGGTTCAGCCAGGCCGGAAACCTGAAAGAACACGagaggactcacactggagaGAAGCCGTATAAGTGTCCAGACTGTGGCAAAAGCTTCCGGCAAATCTcttactttatgaaacatcaccAGACTCACCTTCCAGAAGGGAAAATGCCATTGGAggagaaaccctataaatgctCGGACTGCGGGAAAGGTTTTGGAGACAAAGCAAGCCTGGGGAGACACGAAAGAATCCACACCGGAGAGAAACCTTTTAAATGTTCCGATTGCGGGAAAAGCTTCTGCCTCAAATCAAATCTGGTTGTCCATGTGAGaatccacacgggagagaaaccgtaCAAATGTTCCGAGTGTGGGAGGAGCTTCAACCAAACGTCAAGTCTTCATAATCACGAGAGAACCCACAAGGGCGAGGAACCCTATAAATGTTCGGAATGCGGGAAAAGCTTCAacaggccgtcgcagctgaagaCGCACGAGAGAATCcacaccggagagaaaccctttaaatgctcAGAATGTGGGAAAGGCTTTGTTTACAGCCACCATCTTGTTAGACACCAGAGGAATCACACGGAAGAGAAACCTTACATATGCTCCCAATGTGGAAAGGGGTTTAGCCACAAATCCACCCTTATTAGACATCAGGGCATCCataaagaagggaaaaaatag